A window of Prolixibacter sp. SD074 contains these coding sequences:
- a CDS encoding ATP-binding protein, with product MRHSILIVDDDIISARLLQNILRQNDYIVLSIANNGEEGIKIASEAHPDIIFMDIQMPGKLDGIEAGTLIQQKLNIPVVYITGDDDQRTFSRALKTNPTGYIIKPFQADNLIMVLEMAIFRHTMTEKLRENEELLSVTMKSIADGVISTGQDGNIIFFNAAAEKLTGLQLEEVQNINFRKALNLEDEKGKPLFPEGDEKSGLGETIYKEAVLIREDKTHLPISYSLAPIRDNNNEFRGYIFSFRDISLIKKAENELKNMNRILEVKVAKRTEQLKEKNILLEKALEKEKEINEFRAKIVTTISHEFKTPLTTIFSSAELLERYLDNDKLRAKSLRHFSLIKDSVNLLSSHLSDILKFREYETLNEIHPEPTQTVAFLDKMLQFYQSGVGKHHQLVFTHNSLPRELLLDQKLVREIAGNFISNAIKYSDKGTTVELTAGYANGNLTISVRDQGVGISKEDQEKLFEYFYRAKATENIEGSGVGLAIARQSVNLLQGKINVESEPGKGSIFTVEFPVQEAN from the coding sequence ATGCGGCACTCAATTCTTATCGTTGATGATGATATAATTTCGGCACGACTTTTACAAAACATTCTACGCCAGAACGATTACATTGTTCTTTCTATAGCCAATAACGGCGAAGAGGGCATAAAAATTGCGTCAGAAGCGCATCCTGATATCATTTTTATGGACATCCAGATGCCTGGTAAATTGGACGGCATCGAAGCAGGGACATTAATCCAACAGAAATTAAATATTCCGGTTGTTTACATCACCGGTGACGACGACCAGCGGACCTTCTCCCGTGCACTAAAAACCAATCCCACCGGCTATATCATCAAACCTTTCCAGGCCGACAACCTGATTATGGTGCTGGAAATGGCCATCTTCCGCCATACCATGACGGAAAAGCTCCGGGAAAATGAAGAATTACTGTCGGTTACCATGAAGAGCATAGCCGATGGTGTTATTTCAACCGGCCAGGATGGAAACATTATTTTTTTCAACGCTGCAGCGGAAAAGCTAACTGGTCTTCAATTAGAAGAAGTTCAAAACATCAATTTCCGGAAAGCACTCAATCTGGAGGACGAAAAAGGGAAACCACTTTTCCCGGAAGGAGATGAAAAATCCGGATTGGGAGAGACTATTTACAAGGAAGCAGTTCTCATTCGTGAGGATAAAACGCACCTTCCAATTTCATACAGCCTGGCCCCGATTCGCGATAATAATAACGAATTTCGCGGCTACATTTTCTCCTTTCGTGACATTTCTCTTATCAAAAAGGCTGAAAATGAGCTGAAAAATATGAATCGGATTCTGGAAGTGAAGGTAGCGAAGCGTACCGAACAATTGAAGGAAAAAAATATTCTACTAGAGAAAGCACTGGAAAAAGAAAAAGAGATCAACGAGTTTCGTGCGAAAATTGTTACCACGATTTCACACGAGTTCAAAACGCCGTTAACCACCATTTTCAGTTCGGCCGAATTACTCGAACGATATTTGGACAACGACAAACTACGGGCCAAGTCACTGCGTCACTTTTCTTTGATAAAGGACTCGGTTAACCTGCTGAGCAGCCATCTCTCCGATATCCTCAAATTCCGTGAATACGAAACGTTGAATGAAATTCATCCCGAGCCAACGCAAACAGTTGCATTTCTGGACAAGATGCTGCAATTTTATCAATCGGGAGTGGGCAAACACCACCAATTGGTATTTACGCACAATTCACTCCCCCGAGAATTGTTGCTGGATCAGAAACTGGTGCGGGAAATTGCCGGTAATTTTATATCCAATGCCATTAAGTATTCCGATAAGGGAACAACCGTTGAATTAACTGCCGGTTATGCTAATGGCAATTTAACGATTTCTGTTCGTGACCAGGGAGTTGGCATTTCAAAAGAGGACCAGGAAAAACTATTTGAATACTTTTATCGCGCTAAAGCCACTGAGAACATTGAAGGTTCGGGAGTAGGACTGGCCATTGCGCGGCAG
- a CDS encoding glycosyltransferase, with protein sequence MIEFWQWFFDFWLNVSPERIVRLFWYFFLLEVPRYLLFDLVVVILFMLKRLWNSSSYQAANSQLFVENPLISIIVPAKNEGKHIPKLVESLTEQTYQNYQLIIIDDGSDDNTPLICRKLEQEGKIDLFLRNEERGGKASAANLGLRFAKGKYIVHLDADTSFDRDAIEKILTPFYTDPDIGAVGGNVKVRNAKEAVIAGFQAVEYLQTITMGRMVASYLGIYKIVSGAFGAFRKDLLDRVGGWDIGPGLDGDITVKIRKMGYRIVFEPRSVSLTNVPTSIKKLTNQRFRWSRSLIRFRLRKHADIFVPDQNFQFSNFFSSLENLFYNVVLDALWFYYVIRLVVQNPDIIFLMIVMKMFLYGMSNFVQVILVCLMSERGRQEIKLLMYIPFMSIYDGYYLRIVRTVAYFREWLTSSSYNDAWNPSKSSVQAKEHRL encoded by the coding sequence ATGATTGAATTCTGGCAATGGTTTTTCGACTTTTGGCTGAATGTTTCCCCCGAACGGATCGTCAGGCTTTTCTGGTATTTCTTCTTACTGGAGGTACCCAGATATTTGCTGTTCGACCTGGTTGTGGTGATACTTTTCATGTTGAAACGGTTGTGGAATTCATCATCTTATCAGGCGGCCAACAGTCAATTGTTTGTTGAAAATCCTTTGATTTCCATCATTGTGCCCGCGAAAAATGAAGGAAAACACATCCCAAAGCTGGTGGAGAGCCTGACAGAACAGACTTACCAAAATTATCAGCTCATTATCATCGATGATGGCTCCGACGATAATACGCCTCTAATTTGCCGCAAACTGGAGCAGGAAGGAAAGATTGACCTGTTTCTCAGAAATGAAGAGCGAGGGGGGAAAGCCAGCGCAGCCAACCTGGGGTTGCGTTTTGCCAAAGGAAAATATATTGTTCACCTTGATGCCGACACCTCTTTTGATCGCGATGCGATAGAGAAGATATTGACACCGTTCTACACTGATCCGGATATAGGTGCGGTGGGAGGAAACGTAAAAGTAAGGAATGCAAAAGAAGCTGTGATTGCCGGATTTCAGGCAGTTGAATATCTGCAGACGATCACCATGGGGCGTATGGTCGCGTCGTATCTGGGTATTTACAAAATTGTTTCCGGGGCGTTTGGTGCTTTTCGTAAAGATTTGCTCGATCGCGTTGGCGGTTGGGATATTGGTCCGGGCCTCGATGGTGATATCACGGTTAAAATCAGGAAGATGGGGTATCGGATTGTTTTTGAGCCGCGCTCCGTTTCTTTGACAAATGTCCCAACGTCAATAAAGAAACTCACGAACCAACGGTTTCGCTGGTCCCGTTCTTTGATCCGGTTCCGCCTGAGGAAACACGCCGATATTTTTGTTCCCGATCAGAACTTCCAGTTTAGCAATTTTTTCTCCAGTCTCGAAAACTTGTTTTACAATGTTGTTTTGGATGCACTTTGGTTTTACTATGTTATTCGGTTGGTTGTTCAGAATCCTGATATCATTTTCCTGATGATAGTGATGAAGATGTTCCTTTACGGGATGAGTAATTTTGTTCAGGTGATTCTGGTGTGCCTGATGTCAGAAAGAGGCCGTCAGGAGATTAAGCTGTTGATGTATATTCCGTTCATGTCCATTTACGATGGTTACTACCTTCGTATTGTCCGAACAGTTGCTTATTTCCGGGAGTGGCTTACATCTTCGTCTTATAATGATGCATGGAATCCGAGTAAATCCTCGGTACAGGCTAAAGAGCACCGCCTCTGA
- a CDS encoding response regulator, with protein MKAKILIIEDTENVRENIAEILETENFEPHTAENGEIGVEMARKIQPDLILCDIMMPGMDGYEVIRRLRENEITATTPFIFLTAKSAVGNIREGMLLGADDYIPKPFTIEQLLDAVNTRLDRIGSMKKKADEAVKNLTNRIGLPFASELQDPMKAIVGFSELIATGYPNMEKQEIVDFVNMILKAGIKLRKTVSKTLVFYRLEALSNKPEELKTLKDSATQNVYEIVEQTAQSVAKEAKRESDLRLALVDAEVRIPRDLMEMAVGELVENAFKFSTRKTDVKLVATTDDSTYRLSIEDEGIGMSDEQILKAGAFVGYEQRESSESGLGLGLHNAKQVIELFDGTFKINSAPNQGTIIKISLPLI; from the coding sequence ATGAAAGCAAAAATTTTGATTATTGAGGATACCGAAAACGTACGCGAAAATATTGCCGAAATACTGGAAACCGAGAATTTCGAACCACATACCGCAGAGAACGGTGAAATTGGCGTGGAAATGGCCCGCAAAATTCAACCCGATTTAATTCTTTGCGATATTATGATGCCCGGAATGGACGGATATGAAGTAATCAGAAGACTTCGGGAGAATGAAATTACTGCTACAACTCCGTTCATTTTTCTCACGGCAAAAAGTGCTGTAGGGAATATCCGCGAAGGTATGTTGCTGGGAGCTGATGATTATATTCCCAAACCATTTACCATTGAACAGCTTCTGGATGCTGTAAATACGCGTCTGGATCGCATCGGTTCAATGAAGAAAAAAGCTGACGAAGCAGTAAAAAACCTGACCAATCGTATCGGATTACCCTTCGCTTCCGAACTTCAGGATCCAATGAAAGCAATCGTTGGATTTTCGGAATTGATTGCCACCGGATATCCTAACATGGAAAAACAGGAGATTGTCGACTTTGTCAACATGATACTGAAAGCCGGAATTAAACTGCGTAAAACGGTTTCCAAAACGTTGGTATTCTACCGTCTCGAAGCTTTATCAAACAAACCGGAAGAACTGAAAACACTTAAGGATTCAGCGACTCAAAATGTTTATGAAATAGTTGAACAAACGGCACAATCGGTTGCCAAAGAAGCAAAACGCGAGAGCGATCTTCGTCTGGCCCTTGTCGATGCAGAAGTGCGGATTCCAAGAGACCTAATGGAGATGGCTGTTGGCGAACTAGTCGAAAATGCATTTAAATTCTCGACCCGCAAAACCGATGTCAAACTGGTGGCCACGACGGACGACAGTACATACCGTCTTTCCATCGAAGATGAAGGAATTGGAATGAGTGATGAACAAATTCTGAAAGCCGGTGCTTTTGTAGGTTACGAACAACGTGAAAGTAGTGAAAGTGGATTAGGATTGGGGTTACACAATGCCAAGCAGGTCATTGAATTATTCGACGGTACGTTTAAGATCAACTCTGCACCCAACCAGGGAACCATTATAAAAATAAGCCTGCCCCTGATTTAA
- a CDS encoding SMP-30/gluconolactonase/LRE family protein, translating into MKSHLGFLLILLLAAATSNAQIASPLWQTDSVLKVPESVMYDAGQNCLFVSNVNGNPTGKNSKGFISKLSPNGKVIDLKFATGLNAPKGMAIYQNKLYVSDIDRLAEISLTNPREVKFYDAPKAQFMNDVAVSKNGIIYVSDSGTGRIYKLENGVFGIWGKLAPLSNPNGLLYEKGHLLIGTNNGIFSADPVRGKVEKLVSLSGGIDGLKAVGNGKYIVSDWKGKVQVVSATGQSVLFDTTDKNINAADIEFIPSKNVLLVPTFADNRVMAYKVKL; encoded by the coding sequence ATGAAATCACACCTTGGATTCTTGCTCATCCTACTGCTGGCAGCAGCCACATCAAATGCACAAATTGCTAGTCCATTGTGGCAAACTGACAGCGTATTAAAAGTACCTGAATCGGTGATGTACGATGCCGGCCAGAATTGCCTGTTTGTTTCAAATGTTAATGGAAATCCTACCGGGAAAAATAGCAAAGGCTTTATTTCCAAGCTTTCCCCTAACGGCAAGGTTATCGATTTGAAATTTGCCACGGGTCTGAATGCCCCAAAAGGAATGGCCATCTATCAAAATAAACTGTATGTTTCCGATATCGATCGGCTCGCCGAAATATCGCTGACGAATCCCCGGGAAGTTAAATTTTATGATGCCCCCAAAGCACAATTTATGAACGACGTTGCAGTCAGCAAAAACGGGATAATCTATGTTTCCGATTCCGGGACAGGCAGAATTTACAAATTAGAGAATGGTGTTTTTGGAATCTGGGGAAAATTGGCCCCTCTTTCCAATCCGAATGGGCTATTATACGAAAAAGGACATTTACTAATTGGAACAAATAACGGCATCTTTTCTGCCGACCCGGTTCGCGGCAAGGTAGAAAAACTGGTATCACTGTCAGGAGGGATTGACGGCTTAAAAGCGGTTGGAAATGGCAAGTACATTGTCTCGGACTGGAAAGGAAAAGTCCAGGTGGTTTCGGCAACAGGTCAATCTGTCTTATTCGACACTACCGACAAAAACATCAATGCAGCCGATATTGAATTTATACCTTCGAAGAACGTTTTGTTGGTTCCAACGTTTGCGGATAATCGGGTGATGGCATATAAAGTCAAACTGTAA
- a CDS encoding CPBP family intramembrane glutamic endopeptidase — MSKRQTRYYPTFWAAVHLVVLYTFIQTLVDFPLALYDYYHGTDWLYEPWVKVPVFFGSTLFILYWGYRKTGLKIGSVFPFRLFNIFVIPGLLLMLAALQISLGKINAAFETLLPPPGWFIEMFSRLFDSDLGVWGGIIRAVIIAPIVEELIFRGLIMRGFIRNYPKFLAIFYTALLFALFHLNPWQFPATFLLGLILGWVRIRTGSILAAITGHAMHNGLVFLTVYYLTKLHKAGVVLPDYKLNIPAVVLLFLFGMVVTFLATFTRKKPVA, encoded by the coding sequence TTGAGCAAAAGACAAACGCGATACTACCCCACTTTTTGGGCGGCAGTCCACCTAGTTGTACTGTATACATTTATACAGACTCTTGTTGATTTTCCTCTTGCCCTATACGATTATTATCACGGTACCGACTGGCTGTATGAACCTTGGGTAAAGGTCCCGGTTTTCTTTGGCTCAACGCTTTTCATTTTATATTGGGGATACCGAAAGACCGGACTAAAAATTGGCAGCGTTTTTCCGTTTAGGCTTTTCAATATTTTTGTCATTCCCGGACTATTACTGATGCTGGCGGCACTCCAGATTTCGCTGGGGAAAATCAATGCTGCTTTCGAAACGTTACTTCCACCGCCGGGATGGTTTATCGAGATGTTTTCGCGGCTCTTCGACTCCGACCTGGGGGTATGGGGTGGAATTATCCGGGCAGTCATCATTGCACCCATCGTTGAAGAACTAATTTTCAGGGGGCTTATCATGCGGGGTTTCATTCGGAACTACCCAAAGTTCCTGGCCATATTTTATACGGCATTGCTTTTTGCCCTTTTTCACCTCAATCCCTGGCAGTTTCCAGCAACATTTTTACTCGGCCTCATTCTGGGCTGGGTGCGCATACGGACCGGCTCAATACTGGCTGCCATTACGGGGCATGCTATGCACAACGGCCTGGTTTTTTTAACGGTTTACTATCTGACAAAACTGCATAAGGCGGGCGTTGTTCTCCCTGATTACAAGCTAAATATTCCGGCGGTAGTTCTGTTGTTCCTTTTCGGTATGGTAGTTACGTTCCTGGCAACGTTCACCAGAAAGAAGCCTGTAGCTTAA
- the rpmB gene encoding 50S ribosomal protein L28, with product MSRVCQITGKKVMVGNNVSHSNRRTKRKFQVNLFHRRFYLPEDDRWINLNVSAAGLRVINKKGLNAALKDAKAKGYIDNI from the coding sequence ATGTCAAGAGTTTGTCAGATAACCGGAAAAAAGGTGATGGTAGGGAACAATGTTTCTCACTCAAACCGCAGAACTAAGAGAAAGTTCCAGGTGAACCTCTTCCACAGGCGGTTTTACCTTCCCGAGGATGATCGTTGGATTAACCTGAATGTTTCTGCCGCCGGGTTGCGTGTCATCAATAAAAAAGGATTGAATGCTGCCCTGAAGGATGCGAAAGCAAAAGGTTATATTGATAACATCTAA
- the rpmG gene encoding 50S ribosomal protein L33, giving the protein MAKKGNRVQVILECTEHKESGMPGTSRYISTKNRKNTPDRLELKKYNPILKRVTVHREIK; this is encoded by the coding sequence ATGGCAAAGAAAGGTAATCGTGTACAGGTAATTCTGGAGTGCACCGAGCATAAAGAAAGTGGAATGCCAGGGACTTCCCGCTATATTTCCACCAAAAACCGGAAAAATACTCCGGATCGTCTGGAGTTGAAAAAATACAACCCGATTCTTAAACGTGTAACCGTTCACCGGGAAATAAAATAA
- a CDS encoding DUF4295 domain-containing protein — protein sequence MAKKAVATLQKGAGKAYSKVIKMVKSEKTGSYTFVEEMVPNDMVNDYFKK from the coding sequence ATGGCTAAGAAAGCAGTTGCAACACTTCAGAAAGGTGCCGGAAAAGCATATTCGAAAGTAATCAAAATGGTGAAATCGGAAAAAACCGGTTCTTACACATTCGTTGAGGAAATGGTTCCCAACGATATGGTTAATGACTACTTCAAAAAGTAA
- the ftsY gene encoding signal recognition particle-docking protein FtsY → MGIFNFTRNKKENLDKGLAKTKESVFSKLSRAVVGKSKVDDEVLDNLEEALITSDVGVDTTLKIIERIEERVSKDKYLGVDELNIILREEIAALLEENNSTDVSDFELPDRPEPYVIMVVGVNGVGKTTTIGKLAHKFKTAGKKVYLGAADTFRAAAIDQLQIWADRVDVPLIKQKMGSDPASVAYDTLQSAKTNGADVVIIDTAGRLHNKINLMNELSKIKNVMRKVYPGAPDEVLLILDGSTGQNAFEQARQFTKATEVTAMALTKLDGTAKGGVVIGISDQFKIPVKYIGIGEGIEDLQIFNRTEFVDSLFS, encoded by the coding sequence ATGGGGATATTTAATTTTACCAGGAATAAGAAGGAGAACCTGGATAAAGGTTTGGCTAAAACCAAAGAGAGTGTCTTTTCCAAACTCTCGCGTGCCGTGGTTGGCAAATCGAAGGTTGATGACGAAGTTCTTGATAACCTTGAGGAAGCATTAATTACTTCCGATGTAGGCGTAGACACCACATTGAAGATTATCGAGCGCATCGAGGAACGTGTTTCGAAAGATAAATACCTCGGCGTGGATGAATTGAATATTATCCTGAGGGAAGAAATTGCCGCCTTGCTCGAAGAGAACAATTCGACCGATGTATCCGATTTTGAATTGCCCGATCGTCCGGAACCTTACGTGATAATGGTCGTCGGGGTGAATGGAGTAGGGAAGACAACTACCATCGGGAAACTGGCTCATAAGTTTAAAACTGCCGGGAAAAAAGTTTACCTGGGCGCTGCTGATACCTTTCGTGCTGCGGCTATTGACCAGTTGCAGATTTGGGCTGACCGGGTTGACGTTCCGCTGATAAAACAAAAAATGGGCTCCGATCCGGCTTCTGTTGCTTACGATACGCTTCAGTCGGCCAAAACCAATGGAGCCGATGTGGTAATTATCGATACCGCCGGACGTTTGCACAACAAGATTAACCTGATGAATGAGCTTTCGAAAATCAAGAATGTGATGCGGAAGGTGTATCCGGGTGCCCCCGATGAAGTATTGCTCATCCTTGATGGTTCAACCGGACAGAATGCCTTTGAACAGGCCAGGCAGTTTACCAAGGCTACCGAAGTAACCGCTATGGCCTTAACCAAACTGGATGGTACAGCTAAAGGTGGAGTTGTGATTGGTATTTCTGATCAGTTTAAAATTCCGGTGAAGTACATTGGTATTGGTGAAGGAATAGAAGATTTGCAGATATTTAACCGAACTGAATTTGTTGATTCGTTGTTTAGCTAA
- the rimO gene encoding 30S ribosomal protein S12 methylthiotransferase RimO, protein MKKKVNVVTMGCSKNLVDSELFLSQLQHNGYDVVHDSNDTDARIVAVNTCGFILDAKEESVEAIMNFVDAKNKGMVDKIFVFGCLSARYRDELVAEIPEVDGFYGKFEVKKMITDLKANYYMSLSNERYLTTPSHYAFLKISEGCDRTCSYCAIPRMTGKHISKPMEDIIEEATLLAGKGVKELLIIAQDLSFYGMDRYKKSMLDELLNKLADIPGIEWIKLHYAYPAGFPHKILPVISERKNIARYLDIALQHSSNRMLKIMRRNITREKTIELLDRIRKEVPGIHLRTTMLVGHPGETKEDFEDLKAFVRDMRFERLGVFPYSFEEDTYAGENYQDDVPREVKEARAAELMEIQQQIAAEITAEKTGTEMKVLIDRKEEDFYVGRTEFDSPEVDGEVYIDSQGKELEVGTFCQVEITHTNDYDLYGVSK, encoded by the coding sequence ATGAAGAAAAAAGTGAATGTGGTAACCATGGGATGCTCGAAAAACCTGGTCGATTCAGAATTGTTTTTGAGCCAGCTCCAGCACAATGGGTATGATGTAGTGCATGACTCGAATGATACCGATGCCCGGATTGTGGCGGTCAATACGTGCGGATTCATTCTGGATGCGAAAGAGGAATCAGTGGAAGCAATCATGAACTTTGTCGACGCCAAGAATAAAGGTATGGTCGATAAAATCTTTGTTTTCGGTTGTTTGTCGGCCCGCTATCGCGATGAATTGGTTGCCGAAATTCCTGAGGTGGATGGGTTTTATGGAAAGTTCGAGGTGAAGAAAATGATTACCGATTTGAAGGCCAACTACTACATGAGCCTCAGTAATGAGCGTTACTTAACAACGCCGTCTCATTATGCTTTTCTGAAAATATCGGAAGGTTGCGACCGGACTTGCTCTTATTGTGCCATTCCGCGCATGACCGGAAAACATATTTCCAAACCGATGGAGGACATCATTGAGGAGGCAACGTTGCTGGCGGGGAAAGGTGTAAAAGAGTTGCTGATTATTGCACAGGATTTATCCTTTTACGGTATGGACCGGTACAAAAAAAGTATGCTGGATGAGTTGCTCAATAAGCTGGCCGATATTCCGGGAATCGAATGGATCAAGCTACATTATGCTTATCCGGCCGGTTTCCCGCACAAGATTCTGCCGGTAATCAGCGAGCGGAAAAATATTGCGCGGTATCTCGATATCGCTTTACAACATTCGAGTAACCGGATGCTGAAGATTATGCGCCGGAATATTACCCGGGAAAAGACCATCGAATTGTTGGACCGTATCCGAAAAGAAGTTCCCGGAATCCATCTTCGTACAACCATGCTGGTTGGGCATCCCGGCGAAACGAAAGAGGATTTTGAAGATCTGAAAGCGTTTGTAAGGGACATGCGTTTTGAACGGTTGGGGGTTTTCCCTTATTCATTTGAAGAAGATACTTATGCCGGCGAAAATTACCAGGACGATGTTCCCCGGGAGGTGAAAGAGGCACGTGCCGCTGAACTAATGGAAATTCAGCAGCAAATCGCGGCAGAAATTACGGCTGAAAAAACCGGAACAGAAATGAAGGTTCTCATCGACCGAAAAGAAGAAGACTTTTATGTTGGCCGTACCGAATTTGACTCACCCGAAGTGGATGGTGAAGTGTACATCGATAGCCAGGGGAAAGAACTGGAAGTTGGAACCTTTTGTCAGGTGGAAATTACCCATACCAACGATTATGATTTATACGGAGTATCAAAATAA
- a CDS encoding YtxH domain-containing protein: MNKYGYGILGTFVVGAVVGASLGLLFAPQKGEDTRKWIGDKLGELEGEVEAMGKKLKTQESKTEEVLNKKIQDLEKQLSDLLKKSKTASEAK; encoded by the coding sequence ATGAACAAATATGGTTATGGAATTCTCGGAACATTTGTGGTTGGAGCAGTCGTCGGAGCGTCCCTGGGACTACTGTTCGCACCGCAGAAAGGCGAAGACACCCGCAAGTGGATTGGCGATAAACTGGGTGAGCTTGAAGGCGAAGTTGAAGCTATGGGCAAGAAACTAAAAACACAGGAATCAAAAACTGAAGAGGTATTAAACAAGAAAATTCAGGATCTGGAGAAGCAGCTGAGTGACTTGCTGAAGAAGTCTAAAACAGCAAGTGAAGCCAAGTAA
- a CDS encoding phage holin family protein, producing MKDNLTEDAEKLSKNLKEYVSARIELQKMTFVEESARVFSRFFSTTIIWLLVILVLFFAFIGLAILIGQWLENPAFGFFILAAGLVFFGLIFYLLSRKWIEQSVLSNIYNMVFSQKKMQQDEDEEE from the coding sequence ATGAAAGATAACCTGACAGAAGATGCAGAAAAGCTAAGCAAAAACCTGAAAGAGTACGTTTCGGCCAGGATAGAATTGCAGAAGATGACGTTTGTAGAGGAAAGTGCACGTGTTTTTTCACGGTTTTTCTCAACGACCATCATTTGGCTATTGGTTATTCTGGTATTGTTTTTTGCTTTTATCGGATTGGCTATTCTCATTGGTCAGTGGCTCGAAAATCCGGCCTTTGGATTTTTTATTTTAGCCGCCGGACTGGTGTTTTTTGGACTTATATTCTACCTGTTAAGCAGGAAGTGGATAGAACAATCAGTTCTATCCAATATCTACAACATGGTTTTCTCTCAGAAAAAAATGCAACAGGATGAAGATGAAGAAGAATAG
- a CDS encoding DUF2179 domain-containing protein — MDANFVDSNLFNYLLLPLMIFFARIMDVTVGTIRIVMVSKGKKNIAPILGFFEVFIWILAMSKIIQNLDNWVCYIFYAGGFAAGNFIGLIIEEKLAVGTVQLQIITRMDSTKLINALKSAGYGITHHNAEGATGKWVSVIYSIVKRNDLNNVAEIIKQYNPNAFYSIADVKFVNRGITVPPDALSGIRMGK; from the coding sequence ATGGATGCTAACTTCGTGGATTCAAATCTGTTTAATTACCTACTCCTTCCGTTGATGATATTCTTCGCACGGATTATGGATGTTACCGTAGGAACCATTCGCATTGTTATGGTGTCGAAAGGAAAGAAAAATATCGCACCGATACTGGGTTTTTTTGAAGTGTTTATCTGGATACTGGCAATGAGTAAAATTATCCAAAACCTCGACAATTGGGTGTGCTACATTTTCTATGCAGGAGGTTTCGCTGCCGGAAACTTTATTGGCCTTATAATTGAAGAGAAACTTGCCGTTGGCACTGTCCAGCTTCAAATTATCACCCGGATGGATTCAACCAAACTGATTAATGCCCTAAAGAGTGCGGGATACGGCATCACACATCATAATGCGGAAGGAGCTACCGGAAAATGGGTCAGTGTAATTTACAGTATTGTTAAGCGAAATGATTTAAACAATGTGGCTGAAATAATCAAGCAGTATAATCCCAATGCGTTTTATTCCATTGCCGATGTCAAGTTTGTTAACCGGGGAATAACCGTACCGCCAGACGCTCTTTCCGGAATTAGAATGGGAAAATAA